ttaacactttttttaaaaattatattttatgaaatattgataaattttaaactatcctaatattaaattatttgagatCGTTTGTCCAAATCATTTCGTTAAAATTCAAAGCCTTTTATCCAATTGTAGCATAAAAGTCCACAATTTTGtgggaaaaaaaggaaatttctTATATGTACTTATTGTAAAAACACCAAAcatgataattacattaatgcATGGGGCCTACATTATACAttagtatttaattagtaactgtatttgttgtttttacactgtacatataaaaattttaaattatattgacgacaatagaatttttcaaaaaaaaaaaaaagaaaaaccacaTAACTTTGGTAAATTATGACTAATACTCTCCttgaatatgtatattatatgtagGGTTTATATGCTGTTGTCCACCAGTTATTGAAACTCCCTTAAAATGAGAATTTGCCCCAACTAGTGATAAAGGGACTTCCTCTAGTgcataagaataattatttatctccggaacatatattaatagaattttatactaattagttatatttttgtcattcgaattataattatttttatattttgacatttatatattttttttgttaacttaTCATCTTAACTTTGTGAAagtttgcactttgtcatttataactgtttttccatcatgttttttgtcaaaaaaatatcagatGCAATGCACATGCACAAAATGTAATGTTTTTTTCGGTAAAAACAATCAGCAAAAAAAAGGTCTTACATATATGATAAAGTACAAATTTTGCagagttgagatggtaagttgacataagaacaaaaaagttaaatgtcaaaatgtaaaaacagGTATAATTCATGTGATAAAATGTGATTTACCCATTTTATACAATAGtacatgataattaatttgttgcaGGCAAGGCCTAGCATTGAGAAGGGCAGCATTGAAGATATCTTGGACACTGATCTTCTGATACAAGGATGCAACATGCAAATGATGCTAAAGATGGGGCAACTTGCTCTAAGATGTGTAGTCAAAGTGCCCAAGGAAAGGCCTACAATGACTCAAGTGTGGCAAGAACTCGAGGCAGCTCTAAAATCGGTAGATGATCACTTGTTACCACCACAGCCTCTTGACGAAGATTCTCCAACGCTTATGATCAGCACAGCTGATAAGGCAACGAGTCATAGGATTAATCAGCTATCATCTACCCATCATCATTACTCTTATAGCAGCGTAAGCATAGATGGCATTGGACTTGAGAGGTTTCATGTAGATATTGATAGTATGTCGTTTGAAAGTGCAAGTTTGAGGTGTTTAGAAACAAGTATTAGCTTGGATGAGGGTTTTAGCATCGATCATCCGGTAGTTGTTTAGGTCGTGTGGTCGGGTGTGTTAAGAAGCCTTAATTTATGTTCAGACATGACAACTATGTAGGATCTATAAGTTACTACTTATGAAAATAGAGCCAAAAAATGAGTTACTACGATTACATCTACATATATCAGATTACAGCCAAGTTAAGTTTTTACGCAGGAAAAATCATTATCCAAATTAGATTCAATTGGACTCAACCAATCACATATCCAGTTTGATATGTACATTTCTCATATGATTTGtcacttttcttgaattatacgctaataacataataaatatattaaatttactatatatgtaattggTTCAAATATGAACAGATTCTATTTGAATTCTGATTAGAATTTTTGGTTGATGCAGTGGGGAATAGCAATGGACCTTAAAAGTAATCTTGGGAGCCTCATATAttcaatggaaaattttatgtacaatttatatgttaaaaattatgtatagttCGGccatttttttggaaattgaTTTTACAAGAACCTATTTTGACAAATCATTTGCATAATAGttaactttcaaaattgataaatcGCAAAGCCCATACACCTTACTTAATCAAGACAGTTGAATTTCTCCTGATATTCTTTGTATATCATGAGTACTATCAAACTATACTATGCATGTATCCTAAAATTGAAGTGACACCTTATTAAGAGATGACACGGGAAGGCTACAGTTACGCTAGCTTTCAGATGTACGATGATGATGTCAAGTCTCAATCAAATTTTGTATTCAGACtgcatcaaatttaaaaaagttccAAGCAAGCTACCACAATGGATTCCCAATGGAAGCTGAATATATAGCGGCTTCCGAAGCAACTAAAGATAAGGTTTgaatgaaaaactacatccaagaGTTAGGTTTAGTACTGAGCATTGCTAAATCGGTggttatcttttgtgataacATTGGGGCAATAAGTCAGGTGAAGgaaccgagatctcatcaccatTCTAAACACATTCTTATACGCTATCATctgcttagagagatggtgagaAGAGGTAATGTTCGAATGGAACGAGTCAACTCAATTAATGTCACAAATTGTCATACTCAACATCTTGATAAGATTGACTTGAGGTCAATGGgtgattggctttaggtcaagtgggagattgaaGAATAAGTGACCAGAAATCCAATTGGATCGGCTAAATGCTCCTTGTGCAATTTAGGTTCATCCTCTCCTAGGTGTTGTCACACGTCCACTTCAATATGAGGACAATATATGTTTGGTAATTCTACCAACTTGCGTGTTAGGAGacaatatttttggattaagGTAAGTATGTTTTACAGGCTGGTGGGGCTCAAGTTCACCAGGAAGATAGGGAGGACATGGAGGGTGAGTCGTAGCCTACGACCCAAGTCTCTCCATGTTGTTTAGCAAGTAGGGGGTACCCACCTCTAGCTTAGAGTCCCAGTCCCTTGTCCTTCGTCCCTTGGGCTGCTGGAGTTGGCCAGTCACTGCCCAGCAATGGCGAGGTTAGCAGGTTGGTGTATGCCATGAGTTGCCATTATTACTGTCTATCTCGGGGTTACAGGACGCACCACAATCGATGGTTAATGATGTGTTAATTTCAGTTCCGATTATGTTCTCAACAATGCTTGCTAGGTCTTCAATTCCCTTTAGCTGTTGTGAACAGAGATGGGCAACACAGAGGGTGGCTGTCTCCCAAAACCGTTGCATGCCAATTGGATTGATGAAATGAGGGAGGGTTTGGTTGAAAATGTGAAGTGATTCATTTGCTAGATGAGGATTGCCGAAGGCTACTTACCGCTCGCCATGACTCCAATAATGTAGCATTGTTAGGGAGTGGGGTTCCCTAGACAATTCAAACATTAGGAGAGCTTATTTGACTCCATAACCCAGcctaaattcttttttttctagaCTAAATGCAGAAAACGTAAGTGTGAATTATTAAAGGAGAAGTTTAATCTATTTGGTCTTAACGTGGACTTTTGTGGAAAGATTGATGGCTTAATGCTCCTTTGGAGAAAAGTTATCAATCTAGTTGTTCACTCATTTTATAGCTCGCACATTGATGCTGGTATTTCTAGATTAGATGGAACCAAGGGCTGAAGATTCATATGTATTTATGGTCACCCTAAGATAGGACGAAGGATGGAAATGTGGCGGCTGCAATAGACCTTTCATTAGGATTAGTTCGGCCCTTGATATGCTCATGTGACTTAAACAAGATTCTACAATAAGAGGGAAAGATTTGTCCTAGACCCATGTGACAAATTGAGGAGTTTTGAGTGTCTCACGAATTGTCAACTTGCAGACTTGGGGTTTTACGGTAGCACGTACACATGGTGAAACATGAGAGAGGTTCAAACATTGTCAAGGTACAGCTGGACAGGGCTTGTGCAATAACGGATCGGCATGACATGTTCCTAGATGTACAGGTGGTTAATGGCTCAACTAGGGGCTTGAACCATTGCCCGATGATCACCCACCTCATTGCCGACAAGCTGCAACCACAGAAGTTGAGTAAGTTATTTAAATTCGAAGCCATGTAGACTAGGGCGACTGATTGTGAAGATGTGATCCGCTATACTTGGTACAGGGGGGATGACTGGCCAATGGGTAGACGGATGGGTTGCATGCAAAGGGCGAGGGAGGAGTTGACTAATTGGGACAAGATGTGTTTCGGCCAGGTTAAGAAGCGGGTTAAGGAATTTGAACATTGGATTGGGTTTTATTGAAGGAGCCGATTAGCCCGACAATG
This Sesamum indicum cultivar Zhongzhi No. 13 linkage group LG5, S_indicum_v1.0, whole genome shotgun sequence DNA region includes the following protein-coding sequences:
- the LOC110011272 gene encoding probable serine/threonine-protein kinase PBL16, encoding IGAAKGVAHLHEGISPSIIHRDIKPSNILIGEEYEAKVSDFGLVRSGPVGDQSHVSSQVKGTPGYLDPAYCSSFHLTPFTDVYSFGVILLQLVAARPAVESSRSNASSHIIDWARPSIEKGSIEDILDTDLLIQGCNMQMMLKMGQLALRCVVKVPKERPTMTQVWQELEAALKSVDDHLLPPQPLDEDSPTLMISTADKATSHRINQLSSTHHHYSYSSVSIDGIGLERFHVDIDSMSFESASLRCLETSISLDEGFSIDHPVVV